From the bacterium genome, the window GTCCGCAAAAGTTCCAGGGCAATGCCGTGGTCCGGGCAACGAAGGGCGATGGTCCCGTCCGGTCCCACGCCTCCCTGCGCCAGTTGGACCCTGGCGCGAGTGATCAGGGTCCAAGGACCGGGCCAGATCTTCTTGAGGATATCCAGGTCCTTTTCCTTGAAATCCGCGATCTCCAAGGCCACCTCGGGCCGTGAAATGAGGATCGACAGGGACTGGTTCAGGGGCCGGTCCTTGATCTGGAAGATGCGTTTCAGGGCGTCCGGCTTCTTCACCGAACAACCGATGTCATAGACCGTATCGGTCGGGAAAACGGCGATACCGCCTTCCTTGATGA encodes:
- a CDS encoding L-threonylcarbamoyladenylate synthase, with translation MGEKTNIKSLPYTPANLQQVAKVIKEGGIAVFPTDTVYDIGCSVKKPDALKRIFQIKDRPLNQSLSILISRPEVALEIADFKEKDLDILKKIWPGPWTLITRARVQLAQGGVGPDGTIALRCPDHGIALELLRTAGDTLAVSSANLSGGKSPVRFDEVDPEILEKVDAALDAGVCPLGGETAIAKFDRKHLNIVRTGCVSKEEVARVEGLLAQLIQE